The DNA sequence CCGGCTGCGTGCAGGCCTGACCGCCCGGGTCTACCAGCACGAGGCCGAGGAGGCCGGCTACCTGACCGCGGCCGAGGTGGCCGCCAGCCGCACGCAGTCGCCCTCGAAGAACGCCCATGACGGTGACGAGCGCGACATGCAGCAGTTCGCGGCCCACCTGGACTGGAAGGTCCAGGACGACCTGACGCTCAGCAGTCGGCTGTACCACAACCGCTACACCGACGACCGCCGCATCACGTTCACCAGCTACGCCACGGGCAATGCCCCCCGCCAGCGCCGCCTATGGGACGAGACGCAGACCGGCCTGACGAGCACGCTGACCTGGCGCGCCAGCGCAGACCTGACGGTCGATGGCGGACTGAACATCGAGCGCCAGCACAACGCGTACATCCGCCACCGCTTCAACTACAGCGATCCGACAGACTTTTCCGTCACCCCGGCCCGGGTCCAGAACGACGACGCCTACACCTTCAACAACATCGGCGCCTACGTCCAGGCGATCGTCCAGGTCAACGATGCGCTGAAGGTCATCCCGGCCTTCCGCATGGACAAGTTCTCCGGGGACACACGGCTCAACACCACCGGGGTGTCCGCCCCTCTGCAGCGCTACGGCTGGATCCACCAGCCCAAGCTGAGCGCCGTGTACAGCGTGACGCCGGACACCCAGCTCTACGCCAACTGGGGCAAGACCATCCAGGTGCTGACCGGCTCGCGCGAACCGGCGTACCTGACCAGTGGTCAGGCGAACTACGGCGCCTCCCTCAACACCGGGCAGGAAATCGGGGTCAAGTTCAGGCCCGCCCCGGACACCGAAGCACGCATCGCCGCCTGGCAGCAGGACGCCACCGACGAGGTGGCCAACATGCCCAGCACCGGCACGACCGTGGGCCTCGGCCAGACCCGCCGCAAGGGCCTCGATGTCCAGGTCAACAGCCAGCTCGACCGCCAGTGGAGCGTCACGTTCTCGCACGCGCTGCAGCAGGCCAAGGTCGTCAGTGCCTACACCGCCAGTGGGGCGTCTCTGGCCGGCAAGGAGGTCTTCTCGACCCCGCGCCACATCACCAACCTCGGCGTCGACTTCCAGGCCACGCCAGACTGGCGGCTGGGCGTGCAAGCCCGCTCGCAGGGCAGCTATTTCATCGATGACCTGAATGCCAAGGGCAAGCATGGAGGCTTCGCCGTGCTGGACGCGAGCGTGCGGCACCAGCTCACGAAGACGGTCAGCATCGACTTCCAGGTCCGCAACCTGACCAACCGGGCCTATGCGTATGTCTGGTACGACAACTTCTTCTGGGGCGGTGCCGACCAGCCGATGTACTCCCCGGCGCCCGGGCGGTCGGCCTACCTGTCGCTGAACGTGAAGCTCTGAACCCACCGATCCCCCGGACCGCCATGACCCGAACGACCCGCCGCCGCTTTCTCGACCTGGCTTCGGCCCTCGCCGTGCTGCCCGCGGGCGGGCTGGTGCAGGCACAGACCCGCCCCTCCGCCGAACGCACGCTCAAGGTGGTGGCGCCATGGGAGGTGATGAACCTCGACCCTGGACGCTCGGGCCCTGTCTTCGCCCGCCTCGAAATCGCCGAAACCCTGGTCGAGGTGGACGACCAGGGCCAGCTCAAGCCCGGCCTGGCGCAGAGCTGGAGTACCTCGCCCGACGGGAAACAATGGCGCTTCGTGCCGCGCCCCCGCGCACGCTTCCATGACGGCAGCCCGGTCACCGCCGAGGCGATCGCCAGCAGCCTGCAACGCGCACTGGCCCAGCCCGGCGTGTTGCGCAGCGCAGGCATTCAGGAAGTGCTGGCACGCGAGGGTCAGGTGGTGCTGCGGCTGACGCGGCCGTTCAGCCCGCTGCCAGCCCTGCTGGCACACAGCAGCACGCTGGTCCTGGCCCCCGCATCGTTCGCGCCGGACGGCACCGTGCGCCAGCTCATCGGCTCCGGCCCGTACCAGGTGGTCGAGGTCAACGCACCACAATCGATGCGCACCCGCCGCTTCGACGGCCACGATGGCCCCCGTCCGGTGATCGAGCAGGTCGACTACCTGGGCGTCAGCCGGGGCGAGACACGGGGCATGCTCGCCACGAGCGGGCAGGCCGACCTGGTCTTCACGCACGACCCTGTCAGCTTCGCCCGCCTGCGCCAGCACCGCCAGCTCGTGCTGCACACCCTGCCGCTGCCGCGCACCGTCTACCTCAAGGTCAACGCCGGCCACCGCTTCCTGTCGGACCTGCGGGTGCGGCGTGCCCTGAGTCTGGCCCTCGACCGCACCGGCATGGCCACCGCGATCCTGCGCTCGCCACAGGCGGCCGCGACGCAGTTGTTCCCGCCCGTCCTGTCGGAATGGCATGTGCCGGGTCTGGCCCCGCTGACCCGGAACCTCGACCAGGCCCGCGCACTGTTGCGTGACGCCGGGTGGCAACCCGCCAGCGACGGCTGGGCACGCCGCAGCGACGGTCAGCGCTTCCAGGTCACGCTGCGCACCTTCTCCGACCGGCCGGAGCTGCCCCCGCTGGCCACGGCCATCCAGGCCCAGTTCAAGGCCATCGGCGTCGACATGGCCGTCTCGGTCACCAACGCGGGCGAGATCCCGAGCGGCCACCAGGATGGCTCGCTGGAACTGGCCCTGGTGGCGCGCAACTACGCCCTGGTGCCCGATCCGCTGGGCACGCTGCTGCAGGACTTCGGGCCGAACGGCGGCGACTGGGGCGCGATGGGCTGGCACAGTGCCCAGGTGAGCCAGACCTTGGCCGCCATGGGCCAGACCGTCGATCCGCTGCGCCGATCCGCACTGCGGGGCTCGATCGCCACAGTCCTGCAAGCCGAGCTGCCGCTGATCCCTGTGGCCTGGTACCAGCACTCCGCCACCAGCAGCCACCGCCTGCGCAACGTGAGCATCGACCCGCTGGAGCGCAGCTACCGGATCAGCCGCATGGGCTGGGCCGGCTGATGCGTCGGCTGGGTGGGGGCTGGCGCCTGCTGGCGCAGGGGGTGTTCGTGCTGCTGGCCGTCGGCACGCTGTGCTTCGTGATGGCCGAGTCGCTGCCGGGCGATGTGGCCTACCGCGTGGCGGCGGGCCGCTTCGGCTACGACGTGGTCAACACCGAGATCGCCCAGGCGGTGCGAGCGGAACTGGGCCTGGACCGGCCCGCCCTCGTGCGGTGGGCGGAGTGGCTGGAACAGCTGGCGCAAGGCCAGTTCGGCCGATCGATGGTGCTGGGCGATCCGGTGCTCGACCTCGTCGCCTACCAGCTCGGACACACGCTCCACCTGTCGCTGGTGGCCTGGAGCCTGGCGGTGGCACTGGGGCTGGGGCTGGGCTTCTGGACGGCGTTGTGGCCTGGGGGCGTGTGGAGCCGACTCATCGAGCGCGTGAACACCGTGCTGCGCGCCAGCCCGTCCTTCCTGCTCGGGGTCGTGCTGTCCACGCTGTTCGCGGTCGAGCTGGGCTGGTTCCCGGTGGCCGGGCATGAAGAGGCGGCACACGTCTTTCTGCCTGCGCTGACGCTCGCACTGGCGCTGTGTCCGGGCTTCACGCAGGTCGTGCGCGATGCCGGCCGCAAGGTGCTCGGCTCGGATGCGTTCGAGTTCGCGCAGCTCAAGGGACTGCCGCTGCGCACCGCCCTGTGGCGCCATGCACTGCCCCATGTCCTGCTCGCCACCCTCGCATACGCCGCCGTGCAGCTGGTGCTGCTGATCGAGGGCATGGTGGTGGTGGAGACCCTGTTCGCCTGGCCCGGCATCGGCCATGCGCTGGTCCATGCCGTCATGGCCCGGGACGTGCCGATGATCCAGGGCACGGCGCTGACGATGGCGCTGCTGTTCGTGCTGCTGCACGGCCTGATCGACGGGCTGCTGCACCGCCTTGACCCACGGCTGTCGGACACACGATGAGCGCACGACACACCCGGTGGCGCTGGCCCGCCACACGCCTGGCCCTGGTGGCGGCCGTGGCCTTGCTGACGCCCTGGCTTGCAGCCGACCCGCACGCCCAGGACCTCCTGACCGCCCTGCACCCCCCGGACCAGCAGCACTGGCTCGGCCGGGACCACCTCGGGCGCGACCAACTGGCCCGCCTGGGCGAAGGCCTGCGCACCTCGCTGGGGCTGGCGATCGCGTCGGCGCTGCTCGCCGTCATCCTGGGCACGGCGCTGGGGGTGCTGGCCGGCGCCCGTGGGGGGGCGGTCGACCGGCTGCTGTCGGTCTGCGCGGATGCGGTGGCCTCGATACCCGGCCTGCTGTGGGTGCTGCTGATCGCGGCCATCGCGCCTGGTCAGAAATGGGCGCTCTACAGCGGTCTGGTGCTCACCGCCTGGGTCGAGTTCTTTCGGCTGATGCGCTCGCACACCCGCCTGGCCATGCGCGGCACGCCAGTGGAAGCCGCGCGGTTGCTGGGATTTGGCGGGCTGTACGTGCTGCGGTGGCATGTGCTGCACCCGATGGTCGGCGTGCTGGGACGCCTGTGGGCCTATGCGGTGGCCAGTGCCGTGCTGGCGGTCTCCGCGCTGGGTTTCGTGAGCGTGGGCCTGCAGCCACCCGTGGCCGAACTGGGCCTGATGATGACCGAAGCCTTGCCTTACTGGTACGACGCCCCCTGGCTGCTGGCGACACCGGTGGTGACCCTGGTGCTGGTGATCGGGTCGCTGCAGGCCCTGGTCGAAGAGCTGGTCGAAGCGCCCGCCTCGGGAGTCACCCCATGAACACCCGCGTCACGGACACCGTGCTCAGCGTCGAAGACCTGGGGGTCGACCTGCTGCCGACGACCGGGCTGCCTGCGGGGCGGGTCCTGCTGCAAGGCTGCAGCTTCCAGCTTCACGCCGGGCAGCGGCTGACGCTGGTCGGAGAGTCGGGCGCGGGCAAGTCGCTGCTGGCGCAGGCCATCATGGGGACGCTGCCAGCGGCGATGCGGGCACGGGGGCGGGTCCGCATCGCCGGCCACGACACCCACGGCCAGCGTGACCGCACCCAGCCCCTGTGGGGCCGGCAGATCGGCATGCTGCCCCAGGAGCCGTGGACAGCGCTCAGCCCCCTGATGCGACTGCACACCCAGGTGGCAGAGGCCGGCCGCCATGCCAGCCGCCTCCCATGGTCACAGGCCCAGGCGCGTGCTGACCAGCACCTGGCGGCGCTGGGCCTGGCCACGGCCGGTCGACAGTGGCTGCACCAGGTCTCGGGTGGCATGGCGCAGCGGGTGGGCATCGCCTGCGCCAGCCAGGGGGACACGCGCATCCTGATCGCGGACGAGCCGACCAAGGGACTGGACACGGGCGCGTGCGAACAGGTCGCCCAGCTGCTGACCAACGCCCAGCAGAACGGGCAGGCGCTGCTGACCATCACCCACGACCTGGACCTGGCCGAACGCCTCGGGGGGCAGATCGCTGTGCTGCGGGCCGGCCAGATCGTCGAGCAAGGACCGGTCGGGGACGTGCTGAACCACCCGTGCCACCCCTACACCCAGGCACTGATGGCAGCGCAGCCACGGCACTGGCCCGACCTGATGCCGCCTCGCACGACCGGCGAGACACTCATCACCGCCGAAAGAATCAGCGTCACCCGGGGGGAGCGGCTGATCTTCCGTGAAGCCGATCTGCACATCGGCCAGGGCGCCTCGGTTTCCGTCGTCGGACCGAGTGGCTGTGGCAAGACCACGCTGGGCAATGTGCTGGTGGGCATCCTGCCACCCAGCCGTGGTCGGGTATCCCACCGGGCGGACGTTGCCCGCTGGCGCTTCCAGAAGCTGTACCAGGATCCTGTGGCGTCGTTCGCCGCACAGCAGACCCTGCGCCAGGGGCTGACGGACCTGATCCGCCTGCACCGGCTGGATCCCGGCCCCGTCGAGACATGGCTGCAACGGCTGCGGCTGTCCGACGAACTGCTGGACCGCCAACCCGGCGAAGTGTCAGGGGGCGAACTGCAGCGTCTGGCGCTGCTGCGGGCCATGCTGCTGAACCCGGTGTTCGTCTTTGCCGACGAGCCGACCTCGCGGCTGGATGCCCTGACGCAGCGCGACACCCTGGCCGCGCTGTGCGACGCCATGGCCGAGAGTGGCTGCGCGCTGCTGCTGGTCACCCACGACCCGCACATCGCGCAGCACGCCACGCGGGCGCAATGGCAGATCCACTCGCAGACGCTGATCAAACCTTGAGGATGTGCGCCCGGTAGTACAGCAGCTCGTCGATCGACTCGTGGATGTCCGCCAGCGCCGTGTGCTTCTGGTGCTTCTTGAAGCCTTCGACGAGGCCCGGCTGCCAGCGGCGCGCCAGCTCCTTCAGCGTGGAGACGTCGACGTTGCGGTAATGGAAGAAGGCTTCGAGCTTCTTCATGTAGTTGGCCATGAAGCGGCGGTCCTGGCAGATGCTGTTGCCGCACATCGGCGAGGCCTTGGCGCTGACGTACTGCTTCAGGAAGGCGATCACCTGCTGCGCGGCCTCGTCCTCGGTGATGGTCGACGCCTTCACGCGGTCGACCAGGCCGCTCTTGCCGTGGGTGCCCTTGTTCCAGGCGTCCATGCCGTTGAGCACGGCGTCCGACTGGTGGATGGCGATCACGGGGCCTTCGACACGCACGGTGAGCTGCGCATCGGTGACGACGACGGCGATCTCGATGATGCGGTCGGTCGCGGGGTCGAGCCCGGTCATTTCCATGTCGATCCAGACGAGGTTCTGGTCGTTGCGGGTCAGGGTCGGGGCGGTGGCTTCAGCGGCAATCGGCTCGGTCATCAGGGGCTCCAGGAGAAGCGGCGATTTTCCCACGCGCCATCGGCGAGAATCCGCGCATGCATTCGCTCGCCGTGACGTTCGCCTTTGCCGCCGCCCTCGTGGCGATGCTCGGCACCCGCCTGTGGCTGATCAGCCGCCAGATCCGCCACGTGGCGCAGCACCGCAGCAGCGTGCCCGCCGCGTTTGCCGACGTGGTCTCGCTCGAAGCCCACCAGAAAGCCGCCGACTACACCATCGCCCGCCAGCGCTTCGAGCTGCTGACCACCGCCTGGGGCGGCGCGATGCTGCTGGGCTGGACCTTGCTGGGCGGGCTGGACGCGGTCAACGGCGTCGTGCTGGACTGGACGCTGCCGCGCTGGGGCGCCCTGGGCTACCAGGTCGCGCTGCTCGTGGCGGTGAGCGCCATCGGCAGCGTGATCGACCTGCCCTTCGACCTGTGGCGCACCTTCCGCATCGAGCAGCAGTTCGGTTTCAACCGCATGACCTGGGGGCTGTGGCTCAAGGACGCGCTGGTCGGCACCGTCATGGGTGCTGCGATCGGCATCCCGCTGATGGCGCTGGTGCTGTGGCTGATGTCGGCGGCGGGCGCGCTGTGGTGGCTGTGGGCGTTCGCGGTGCTGGCCGGGTTCACGCTGCTGATGCAGGTGCTCTACCCGACGGTCATCGCGCCGCTGTTCAACAAGTTCCAGCCGCTGGACGACGAGACGCATGGCCCGCTGAAAGGCCGCGTGCAGGCCTTGATGCAGCGCTGCGGCTTCCAGGCGCAGGGCCTGTACGTGATGGACGGCTCCAAGCGCTCCGCCCACGCCAACGCCTACTTCACCGGCTTCGGTGCCAGCAAGCGCGTGGTCTTCTTCGACACGCTGCTGTCGCGGCTGTCCGCGGAAGAGATCGAAGCCGTGCTCGCCCACGAACTCGGCCACTTCCACCACCGCCACGTGCCCAAGCGACTGGTCACGGTGATGGGCGTGTGGCTGGCGAGCCTGGCGCTGCTGGGCTGGCTGATGAACCAGCCGTCGTTCTACACGGGCCTAGGCGTGCAGCCGAACATGGTGGCGCCGAACCACGGCCTGGCGCTGCTGCTGCTGACGCTGGCGGGGCCGGTGTTCGGCTTCTTCATCACGCCGATCACCGCCGCCGTGTCGCGC is a window from the Sphaerotilus montanus genome containing:
- a CDS encoding TonB-dependent receptor — translated: MPFKIKAKTLPLAISAALATLGQTASASDATTHLGEVLIRVSPGPVPTTRILTSVDILGGEKVEDKHVMTSWELLGQMPGIQLTETRMGAESGKATFRAFNGEGYINGIKTLIDGIPSNVNSGNQRFIDMVFPLEVERIEVVRGTNDPRHGLHNIGGNLNFVTRRGGNYSDGRVTYGSFDTREVQVAIGREADGFAQNYFAAWQASDGHRDHAASKKFSLGGKWFHTSEDSRLRAGLTARVYQHEAEEAGYLTAAEVAASRTQSPSKNAHDGDERDMQQFAAHLDWKVQDDLTLSSRLYHNRYTDDRRITFTSYATGNAPRQRRLWDETQTGLTSTLTWRASADLTVDGGLNIERQHNAYIRHRFNYSDPTDFSVTPARVQNDDAYTFNNIGAYVQAIVQVNDALKVIPAFRMDKFSGDTRLNTTGVSAPLQRYGWIHQPKLSAVYSVTPDTQLYANWGKTIQVLTGSREPAYLTSGQANYGASLNTGQEIGVKFRPAPDTEARIAAWQQDATDEVANMPSTGTTVGLGQTRRKGLDVQVNSQLDRQWSVTFSHALQQAKVVSAYTASGASLAGKEVFSTPRHITNLGVDFQATPDWRLGVQARSQGSYFIDDLNAKGKHGGFAVLDASVRHQLTKTVSIDFQVRNLTNRAYAYVWYDNFFWGGADQPMYSPAPGRSAYLSLNVKL
- a CDS encoding ABC transporter permease, whose product is MSARHTRWRWPATRLALVAAVALLTPWLAADPHAQDLLTALHPPDQQHWLGRDHLGRDQLARLGEGLRTSLGLAIASALLAVILGTALGVLAGARGGAVDRLLSVCADAVASIPGLLWVLLIAAIAPGQKWALYSGLVLTAWVEFFRLMRSHTRLAMRGTPVEAARLLGFGGLYVLRWHVLHPMVGVLGRLWAYAVASAVLAVSALGFVSVGLQPPVAELGLMMTEALPYWYDAPWLLATPVVTLVLVIGSLQALVEELVEAPASGVTP
- a CDS encoding ABC transporter permease, which produces MRRLGGGWRLLAQGVFVLLAVGTLCFVMAESLPGDVAYRVAAGRFGYDVVNTEIAQAVRAELGLDRPALVRWAEWLEQLAQGQFGRSMVLGDPVLDLVAYQLGHTLHLSLVAWSLAVALGLGLGFWTALWPGGVWSRLIERVNTVLRASPSFLLGVVLSTLFAVELGWFPVAGHEEAAHVFLPALTLALALCPGFTQVVRDAGRKVLGSDAFEFAQLKGLPLRTALWRHALPHVLLATLAYAAVQLVLLIEGMVVVETLFAWPGIGHALVHAVMARDVPMIQGTALTMALLFVLLHGLIDGLLHRLDPRLSDTR
- a CDS encoding ABC transporter substrate-binding protein — encoded protein: MTRTTRRRFLDLASALAVLPAGGLVQAQTRPSAERTLKVVAPWEVMNLDPGRSGPVFARLEIAETLVEVDDQGQLKPGLAQSWSTSPDGKQWRFVPRPRARFHDGSPVTAEAIASSLQRALAQPGVLRSAGIQEVLAREGQVVLRLTRPFSPLPALLAHSSTLVLAPASFAPDGTVRQLIGSGPYQVVEVNAPQSMRTRRFDGHDGPRPVIEQVDYLGVSRGETRGMLATSGQADLVFTHDPVSFARLRQHRQLVLHTLPLPRTVYLKVNAGHRFLSDLRVRRALSLALDRTGMATAILRSPQAAATQLFPPVLSEWHVPGLAPLTRNLDQARALLRDAGWQPASDGWARRSDGQRFQVTLRTFSDRPELPPLATAIQAQFKAIGVDMAVSVTNAGEIPSGHQDGSLELALVARNYALVPDPLGTLLQDFGPNGGDWGAMGWHSAQVSQTLAAMGQTVDPLRRSALRGSIATVLQAELPLIPVAWYQHSATSSHRLRNVSIDPLERSYRISRMGWAG
- a CDS encoding ABC transporter ATP-binding protein, producing the protein MNTRVTDTVLSVEDLGVDLLPTTGLPAGRVLLQGCSFQLHAGQRLTLVGESGAGKSLLAQAIMGTLPAAMRARGRVRIAGHDTHGQRDRTQPLWGRQIGMLPQEPWTALSPLMRLHTQVAEAGRHASRLPWSQAQARADQHLAALGLATAGRQWLHQVSGGMAQRVGIACASQGDTRILIADEPTKGLDTGACEQVAQLLTNAQQNGQALLTITHDLDLAERLGGQIAVLRAGQIVEQGPVGDVLNHPCHPYTQALMAAQPRHWPDLMPPRTTGETLITAERISVTRGERLIFREADLHIGQGASVSVVGPSGCGKTTLGNVLVGILPPSRGRVSHRADVARWRFQKLYQDPVASFAAQQTLRQGLTDLIRLHRLDPGPVETWLQRLRLSDELLDRQPGEVSGGELQRLALLRAMLLNPVFVFADEPTSRLDALTQRDTLAALCDAMAESGCALLLVTHDPHIAQHATRAQWQIHSQTLIKP
- the orn gene encoding oligoribonuclease encodes the protein MTEPIAAEATAPTLTRNDQNLVWIDMEMTGLDPATDRIIEIAVVVTDAQLTVRVEGPVIAIHQSDAVLNGMDAWNKGTHGKSGLVDRVKASTITEDEAAQQVIAFLKQYVSAKASPMCGNSICQDRRFMANYMKKLEAFFHYRNVDVSTLKELARRWQPGLVEGFKKHQKHTALADIHESIDELLYYRAHILKV
- a CDS encoding M48 family metallopeptidase, whose protein sequence is MHSLAVTFAFAAALVAMLGTRLWLISRQIRHVAQHRSSVPAAFADVVSLEAHQKAADYTIARQRFELLTTAWGGAMLLGWTLLGGLDAVNGVVLDWTLPRWGALGYQVALLVAVSAIGSVIDLPFDLWRTFRIEQQFGFNRMTWGLWLKDALVGTVMGAAIGIPLMALVLWLMSAAGALWWLWAFAVLAGFTLLMQVLYPTVIAPLFNKFQPLDDETHGPLKGRVQALMQRCGFQAQGLYVMDGSKRSAHANAYFTGFGASKRVVFFDTLLSRLSAEEIEAVLAHELGHFHHRHVPKRLVTVMGVWLASLALLGWLMNQPSFYTGLGVQPNMVAPNHGLALLLLTLAGPVFGFFITPITAAVSRRHEFEADAYASQQARAADLKSALLKLFEDNATTLTPDPLYVRFHYSHPPASERLAALHAHS